The Lactuca sativa cultivar Salinas chromosome 2, Lsat_Salinas_v11, whole genome shotgun sequence genome includes a window with the following:
- the LOC111903262 gene encoding LRR receptor-like serine/threonine-protein kinase GSO2, producing the protein MGVSSFLLLLSLFFTTLCTPPVCGNAELRALMDIKASLDPHNTHLGSWTVLGNPCDFEGIACNENGQVANISLQGKGLSGKLSPAFSELKHLTGLFLHYNSLSGDFPSEISNLTELSDLYLNVNNLSGSIPVELGNMESLQVLQLCCNQFSGSIPTQLGSLKKLTVLSLQSNHLSGALPASLGDLALLTRLDLSFNRLFGSIPTRLADAPMLQVLDVRNNTLSGNVPIALKRLSGGFQYSNNLGLCGVEFTTLKACSALDLSNPNGVPTKNIPETANLKLNCSDTRCSNSSKTPQASIIVGVIVAIVGLSVIGFLAASYYLNKEQKHGNGLDPSDICIDQLKSKEICRKNGSPLINLEYSNGWDPLAEGRRFGGVSQEVIRSFRFNLEEIESATQYFAPGNLLGKSVFSAIHKGMLRDGTVVAIKSIIKSSCKSEEVEFLKGLNVLTSLRHENLVRLRGFCCSKGRGECFLIYDFVPNGNLLRYLDMKDDSHVLEWSTRASIINGIAKGIEYLHGSKLNKPALVHQNISVKNVLLDQRFKPLLSDSGVHQLLTKDTVFSSLKASAAMGYLAPEYATTGRFTQKSDIYAFGVLVFQIISGKRKFASAARFAAESCTFIDFIDPNLHGRFCEHEAAKFAKIALMCTHELPEQRPSVEEVVQELGNPLC; encoded by the exons ATGGGTGTTTCATCGTTTCTTTTGTTGCTCTCTCTGTTCTTCACCACATTGTGTACACCACCTGTTTGTGGAAATGCAGAGCTGAGAGCTCTAATGGACATCAAGGCCAGTCTAGACCCACACAATACACATTTGGGCTCCTGGACTGTATTGGGAAACCCATGCGACTTCGAGGGCATTGCGTGCAATGAAAATGGTCAAGTCGCTAATATTTCCTTACAGGGGAAAGGTCTCTCCGGCAAGCTCTCGCCGGCGTTTTCTGAGCTCAAACACTTGACTGGTCTCTTCTTGCATTACAACTCTTTGTCAGGAGATTTTCCTTCGGAGATTTCTAACTTAACTGAGCTCAGTGATTTGTATCTCAATGTCAATAATCTCTCTGGCAGCATTCCTGTTGAACTTGGAAACATGGAGAGTTTACAAG TATTACAGCTCTGCTGCAACCAATTTAGCGGAAGCATACCAACTCAACTCGGATCGCTAAAAAAACTCACTGTTCTTTCTCTGCAATCTAACCACCTTAGCGGCGCATTACCTGCAAGTCTAGGCGATTTAGCTCTATTAACAAGGCTCGATTTAAGTTTCAATCGTCTCTTTGGTTCGATACCTACAAGATTAGCCGATGCTCCAATGCTTCAAGTTTTAGATGTGAGAAACAACACCCTTTCCGGCAATGTTCCAATAG CTTTGAAGAGATTATCCGGAGGATTTCAATATTCAAACAACCTGGGACTATGTGGAGTCGAGTTCACAACCTTGAAAGCTTGCAGTGCTTTGGATCTGTCAAACCCAAACGGCGTCCCAACAAAAAACATCCCAGAAACCGCTAATTTGAAATTAAACTGTAGCGACACACGTTGCTCAAATTCCTCAAAGACCCCACAAGCTTCCATTATTGTTGGAGTAATCGTAGCAATCGTGGGATTATCAGTCATAGGTTTCTTAGCAGCTTCATATTATCTTAACAAAGAACAAAAACATGGCAACGGGTTAGACCCATCCGATATATGCATCGATCAATTGAAGTCGAAGGAGATATGTCGAAAAAACGGGTCCCCACTAATCAACCTCGAGTATTCAAACGGGTGGGACCCATTAGCCGAGGGTCGCCGATTCGGTGGGGTCTCCCAAGAAGTGATCCGAAGTTTTCGGTTCAATTTAGAGGAGATAGAGTCAGCCACACAGTATTTCGCTCCTGGAAATTTGTTAGGAAAAAGTGTGTTTTCAGCCATTCATAAAGGAATGTTGAGAGATGGAACTGTTGTCGCTATAAAGAGTATCATAAAAAGTAGCTGTAAATCTGAAGAAGTCGAGTTTTTGAAAGGGCTGAATGTTTTGACTTCATTGAGACATGAGAATTTAGTGAGGTTGAGAGGTTTTTGTTGTTCAAAAGGACGTGGGGAGTGTTTTCTTATTTATGATTTTGTGCCTAATGGAAACTTGTTAAGGTATCTTGACATGAAGGATGATTCTCATGTTCTTGAATGGTCTACTCGTGCTTCCATCATCAACGGTATTGCCAAAG GTATAGAGTATTTACACGGGAGTAAACTAAACAAACCAGCACTTGTTCACCAAAACATATCAGTAAAAAACGTGTTGCTAGACCAACGATTCAAGCCATTATTGTCTGATTCAGGTGTTCATCAGCTTCTGACAAAAGACACGGTTTTCTCATCACTCAAAGCAAGTGCTGCAATGGGATACTTAGCTCCTGAATACGCCACCACAGGGAGATTCACTCAAAAGAGTGATATTTATGCATTTGGGGTTCTTGTTTTCCAGATTATCTCTGGTAAACGTAAGTTTGCTAGTGCAGCTAGGTTTGCTGCTGAATCGTGCACTTTCATTGACTTTATTGACCCGAATCTCCATGGAAGATTCTGTGAGCATGAAGCTGCTAAGTTTGCTAAAATCGCGTTGATGTGTACACATGAATTGCCTGAGCAGAGGCCGAGTGTTGAGGAAGTTGTACAAGAACTTGGTAATCCGTTATGCTAA
- the LOC111903283 gene encoding uncharacterized protein LOC111903283 produces MMGYWLAENNTEAYLKSMKMGKMVNEADVADFISAIAAGNNAQLMVVVGGATSRSTTLGLLAAADQTGGHVISICSGKEDLQSSKESLGPDARRVGFIVGDAETLLLNNYRDADLVVIDCNLKNHERILGAIQGNGREKGTIVLGYNAFWKDSWQWSRSNSHLVPIGEGLLLMRIAGKSGNSGGGGGKHTRNGSYGGSKKGHWVVKVDNCTGEEHVFRVRS; encoded by the exons ATGATGGGTTATTGGTTAGCTGAGAATAACACAGAAGCCTACCTCAAATCCATGAAAATG GGTAAGATGGTGAATGAAGCGGATGTAGCAGATTTCATTTCAGCAATTGCAGCCGGAAACAATGCTCAACTCATGGTGGTTGTAGGTGGTGCCACCTCCAGGTCCACCACTTTAGGCCTTTTGGCGGCGGCTGACCAAACCGGTGGGCATGTGATTAGCATCTGTTCAGGAAAAGAGGATTTGCAGTCCTCCAAAGAATCCCTTGGGCCAGATGCGAGACGagttgggtttattgttggggaTGCGGAAACACTGTTGCTAAATAACTACAGGGACGCTGATCTTGTGGTTATCGACTGCAATCTTAAGAATCATGAACGGATTTTAGGAGCAATACAAGGGAATGGGAGGGAAAAGGGTACAATTGTGTTGGGATATAACGCATTTTGGAAGGATTCATGGCAGTGGAGCAGATCAAATAGTCACTTGGTGCCCATCGGAGAAGGGTTGTTGTTGATGAGAATCGCCGGAAAATCTGGgaatagtggtggtggtggtggtaagcATACCCGCAATGGCAGCTATGGTGGAAGCAAGAAAGGCCATTGGGTTGTTAAAGTAGATAATTGCACAGGCGAAGAGCATGTTTTTCGAGTCAGATCGTAG